One genomic segment of Occultella kanbiaonis includes these proteins:
- a CDS encoding class I SAM-dependent methyltransferase, whose amino-acid sequence MSTETSAPSTQPTAPEPAATTPPEAAPAIDMDALMAFVFRAVDEVGATLNAALVVLGDKLGYYKDLAANGPTTPAELAARTGTAEPYAREWLNAQAAGAYLTYDPPSGRYTLPPEQAIALTVEDSPAFLPGFFQIALGTVHDVDHILDAARNGAGYGWHEHVTDVHVGCERFFRPSYNANLIDSWLPALDGVVEKLQEGALVADVGCGHGASTVLMAQAFPNSRFVGSDYHEASITTARRRAADAGVADRVDFQVAPAQALPGSGFDLITMFDCLHDMGDPVGAAEQVRRALAPDGTWMVVEPMAGDHVEDNLNPVGRAYYGFSTLLCTPASLSQDVGLALGTQAGPARIRDVATAAGFTRFASIAQTPFNRVLEIRP is encoded by the coding sequence ATGAGCACCGAGACATCCGCCCCGAGCACCCAGCCGACCGCCCCCGAGCCGGCTGCCACCACGCCGCCGGAGGCGGCCCCCGCCATCGACATGGATGCCCTGATGGCGTTCGTGTTCCGCGCGGTCGACGAGGTCGGCGCCACCCTGAACGCCGCGCTCGTCGTCCTCGGCGACAAGCTCGGCTACTACAAGGACCTGGCCGCCAACGGGCCGACCACGCCCGCCGAACTGGCCGCACGCACCGGTACGGCGGAGCCGTACGCGCGCGAGTGGCTGAACGCCCAGGCCGCCGGTGCCTACCTGACGTACGACCCGCCGTCGGGCCGGTACACCCTTCCGCCGGAGCAGGCCATCGCGCTCACGGTCGAGGACAGCCCGGCGTTCCTGCCCGGGTTCTTCCAGATCGCCCTCGGCACCGTCCACGACGTCGACCACATCCTCGACGCGGCCCGCAACGGCGCCGGCTACGGCTGGCACGAGCACGTCACCGACGTGCACGTCGGCTGTGAGCGGTTCTTCCGCCCGAGCTACAACGCCAACCTGATCGACTCCTGGCTGCCCGCCCTGGACGGCGTGGTCGAGAAGCTGCAGGAGGGCGCCCTGGTCGCGGACGTCGGCTGTGGCCACGGCGCCTCCACGGTGCTGATGGCGCAGGCCTTCCCGAACTCGCGGTTCGTCGGCTCCGACTACCACGAGGCGTCGATCACCACCGCCCGGCGTCGCGCGGCGGACGCAGGCGTGGCGGACCGGGTCGACTTCCAGGTGGCGCCCGCTCAGGCGCTGCCCGGCTCTGGCTTCGACCTGATCACGATGTTCGACTGCCTGCATGACATGGGCGACCCGGTCGGCGCGGCCGAGCAGGTCCGGCGGGCGCTGGCCCCGGACGGGACCTGGATGGTCGTCGAGCCGATGGCCGGCGATCACGTCGAGGACAACCTGAACCCGGTGGGCCGGGCGTACTACGGCTTCTCCACGCTGCTGTGCACGCCGGCGTCGCTGTCGCAGGACGTGGGTCTGGCCCTGGGCACCCAGGCCGGTCCGGCGCGGATCCGGGACGTCGCCACCGCGGCCGGGTTCACCCGGTTCGCGTCGATCGCGCAGACCCCGTTCAACCGGGTGCTCGAGATCCGGCCCTGA
- a CDS encoding helix-turn-helix transcriptional regulator → MTLLGRAAEQETVSRLLASARLGSGGVLTIIGEPGVGKTSLLTEALAGVPPGDVRVLRVTPAEAEGNLPFAALHALVLPALPLLDDIPAPQAAALGTALSLRHGGGPDRFAIGAATLSLLSRYADDGPVVVVLDDVQWADQPSVDAVAFAARRVRNDPIAILIAGRSAEVPEPVRGLPTIELGGLSPEAAAQLLEEAFGSSDRRRDSDGLYRSTGGNPLALLELAGEPNAGDDGGAGLPRTLPDRLQRTFARRLEALTPDERTVAMVAAMAGDDLRLTRAACGRLGVDPAGLDGAAGAGLLAVDGGHVTFRHPLLRAAAYGSARPDLRRRAHLALADELAGVDADRHAWHLAAATTQLDESVAALLAELGRRAGVRTAFTVASTAFERAARLSPDPGDSHDRLIAAAHAAWAGGQRVRALALLDEVEPPSGPATATGTELRATIAVRSGSAREGLGLLERAADLADPDQRVLILAQAWHACMYLADTGAMRRIDARLAAALPFATDPVARAVGLAASGTAGVLLGRDSTVLLRDAVSQLADHVDPLAHPAALPWLLLAPLFLRDADGGGELRTLVDRVRARVGVGALPNLLFHVARDQATTNAWDRAAANYDEAARLARETGQGGELAMSLAGLACLEARSGRATQCREHAADALARCQERSIRFGEIWCELAVGELALSEGRSAEAVQRLGAVAARLDEDEVGDPDLHPGPDLVDALLRTGDAGAAAERAGAFAAAATVNGRPWTLARADRALGLIAAEDDFEAHFASALAHHRHTRDEFETARTHLAYGMRLRRAGRRVDARASLRAALASFDELGARIWAANTRTELEATGEHVPPREAAGPGALTPQELQVCLLLAEGRTTREAAAALFLSPKTIEYHLRKAYTKLAIHSRDELATALRDAG, encoded by the coding sequence GTGACGCTCCTCGGCAGGGCGGCCGAGCAGGAGACGGTGTCCCGCCTCCTGGCCTCGGCGCGCCTGGGCAGCGGCGGGGTGCTGACGATCATCGGCGAACCGGGGGTCGGCAAGACGTCGCTGCTCACCGAGGCACTCGCCGGCGTCCCGCCCGGCGACGTCCGCGTGCTCCGGGTCACGCCCGCCGAGGCCGAGGGGAACCTCCCGTTCGCGGCGCTGCACGCGCTGGTGCTACCCGCGCTGCCGCTGCTCGATGACATCCCGGCCCCGCAGGCCGCAGCCCTGGGGACCGCGCTGAGCCTGCGGCACGGTGGCGGCCCGGACCGGTTCGCCATCGGCGCCGCGACGCTGAGCCTGCTCTCCCGCTACGCCGATGACGGGCCCGTCGTCGTGGTGCTCGACGACGTGCAGTGGGCGGACCAGCCCTCCGTCGACGCCGTCGCGTTCGCAGCCCGCCGGGTGCGCAACGACCCGATCGCGATCCTGATCGCGGGACGCAGTGCCGAGGTGCCGGAGCCGGTGCGGGGGCTGCCCACGATCGAGCTCGGTGGCCTGTCCCCCGAGGCCGCGGCGCAGCTGCTGGAGGAGGCGTTCGGCTCGTCGGACCGGCGTCGCGACTCCGACGGTCTGTACCGCTCGACGGGTGGGAACCCGCTGGCGCTGCTCGAGCTGGCCGGCGAGCCGAATGCGGGCGACGACGGCGGCGCCGGCCTGCCGCGGACGCTGCCCGACCGGCTGCAGCGCACCTTCGCCCGACGCCTGGAGGCGCTCACCCCGGACGAGCGCACCGTCGCGATGGTGGCCGCGATGGCCGGTGACGACCTTCGGCTCACCCGCGCGGCCTGCGGCCGTCTCGGCGTCGACCCCGCCGGACTGGACGGTGCCGCCGGGGCCGGCCTGCTCGCCGTCGACGGCGGTCACGTGACCTTCCGGCACCCGCTCCTGCGCGCGGCCGCCTACGGCTCCGCGCGCCCGGACCTGCGGCGACGGGCCCACCTCGCGCTCGCCGACGAACTCGCCGGGGTGGACGCGGACCGGCACGCCTGGCACCTGGCCGCGGCCACGACCCAGCTGGACGAGTCCGTCGCCGCGCTCCTGGCCGAGCTCGGCCGCCGGGCAGGAGTGCGCACCGCGTTCACGGTCGCCTCCACCGCCTTCGAGCGGGCGGCGCGGCTGAGCCCGGACCCCGGTGACAGTCACGACCGGCTGATCGCCGCCGCGCACGCGGCGTGGGCCGGCGGGCAACGCGTTCGGGCCCTGGCCCTGCTCGACGAGGTGGAGCCGCCGAGCGGACCCGCGACCGCGACCGGCACCGAGCTACGGGCCACCATCGCGGTGCGCTCGGGCTCCGCGCGGGAGGGCCTTGGCCTCCTCGAGCGCGCGGCCGATCTGGCCGACCCCGACCAGCGCGTCCTGATCCTGGCCCAGGCCTGGCACGCCTGCATGTATCTCGCCGACACCGGCGCCATGCGGCGGATCGACGCGCGGCTCGCCGCCGCGCTGCCGTTCGCGACGGACCCCGTGGCCCGCGCCGTCGGGCTGGCCGCGTCCGGGACCGCGGGGGTGCTGCTCGGCCGGGACAGCACGGTCCTGCTCAGGGACGCCGTGTCACAGCTGGCCGACCACGTCGACCCGCTCGCGCACCCGGCGGCACTTCCGTGGCTGCTGCTGGCGCCGTTGTTCCTGCGGGACGCCGACGGCGGCGGCGAGCTGCGTACCCTCGTGGACCGGGTGCGGGCCCGGGTCGGTGTCGGAGCCCTGCCGAACCTGCTCTTCCACGTGGCCCGGGACCAGGCGACCACGAACGCCTGGGACCGGGCGGCGGCCAACTACGACGAGGCGGCCCGGCTGGCCCGGGAGACCGGTCAGGGTGGCGAGCTGGCGATGTCGCTCGCGGGGCTGGCCTGCCTGGAGGCACGCTCGGGTCGGGCAACACAGTGCCGTGAGCACGCCGCGGACGCGCTGGCGCGCTGCCAGGAGCGGTCGATCCGGTTCGGGGAGATCTGGTGCGAGCTCGCCGTGGGCGAGCTCGCCCTCTCCGAGGGCAGGTCGGCCGAGGCCGTGCAGCGGCTCGGTGCCGTCGCGGCCCGGCTCGACGAGGACGAGGTCGGCGACCCCGATCTGCATCCCGGGCCGGATCTGGTCGACGCGCTGCTGCGGACCGGTGACGCCGGCGCCGCGGCAGAGCGGGCCGGCGCGTTCGCGGCCGCCGCCACCGTGAACGGCCGGCCCTGGACCCTCGCGCGGGCCGACCGTGCGCTCGGTCTGATCGCCGCCGAGGATGACTTCGAGGCCCATTTCGCCTCCGCGCTGGCGCACCACCGGCACACCCGGGACGAGTTCGAGACCGCGCGGACCCACCTCGCGTACGGGATGCGGCTCCGCCGGGCCGGGCGCCGGGTCGACGCCCGCGCGTCCCTGCGGGCGGCACTGGCGTCCTTCGACGAACTGGGCGCGCGGATCTGGGCGGCGAACACCCGGACCGAGCTGGAGGCGACCGGGGAGCACGTGCCGCCGCGCGAGGCCGCCGGCCCCGGTGCGCTCACCCCCCAGGAACTCCAGGTGTGTCTCCTCCTGGCCGAGGGCCGGACCACCCGGGAGGCCGCGGCCGCCCTCTTCCTGAGCCCGAAGACGATCGAGTACCACCTGCGCAAGGCCTACACGAAGCTCGCGATCCACTCCCGCGACGAGCTCGCCACGGCCCTGCGCGACGCCGGCTGA
- a CDS encoding GNAT family N-acetyltransferase, producing MSTPPMVAPDTQIEWRAPVSDDELVELTRSHGGSPEAGWWDRVRAHSLGWVTARSGAGQLVGFVNVAWDGGDHAFLIDTKTRPTHQRQGLGTVVVRRAVEEARAAGCEWLFVDFEPPLAEFYLEACGFRATSAGLIHLTGPV from the coding sequence ATGTCGACTCCTCCGATGGTGGCCCCGGACACGCAGATCGAGTGGCGGGCACCGGTGTCCGACGACGAGCTCGTCGAGCTCACCAGATCACACGGCGGCTCACCCGAGGCCGGGTGGTGGGATCGGGTGCGCGCACACTCACTGGGCTGGGTGACCGCTCGGTCCGGCGCCGGTCAGCTCGTCGGGTTCGTCAACGTGGCCTGGGACGGCGGTGACCACGCGTTCCTGATCGACACCAAGACTCGACCCACCCACCAGCGGCAAGGGCTCGGCACCGTGGTGGTGCGCCGCGCGGTCGAGGAGGCACGAGCAGCGGGGTGCGAGTGGCTCTTCGTGGACTTCGAGCCGCCCCTGGCGGAGTTCTACCTCGAGGCGTGCGGGTTCCGCGCCACTTCCGCCGGCCTGATCCACCTGACCGGCCCGGTGTGA
- the manA gene encoding mannose-6-phosphate isomerase, class I has protein sequence MHLLTNPLLRYRWGSGDLLQRLLGVPTDGHPLAEVRIGAHGEESSQLIEGGHAVRLDRFVAAHPAATLGDAATRDGGRRLPFEARLLATRAPLPLQVCPDATQARVGHAREEAAGVDAYAPQRLYPDDSARPGLIHAFSGVRMLAGFRPVPAIHASLAGWDLSILAPIVSALTQAGPGDELLYALTTLLASSATKQRQIAGGLARAAREHPEHPDAGLVTLLAEHHPGDVGVVLALLLNQVRMEPGEVRYLPPGMIHGYLSGMGLELTASSGNVVRAGLSLEHVDLRQVLRIAGLTVGEPPRLEAVPDGVASVFASPAGDLGLWASPGAPGPVPGPAHGPRLVVCLHRWAPEADAGPGGRATVSLTTDTGGMTLSTGQSAFVSAADGPLRVRSSGPVLVAHLPQAR, from the coding sequence GTGCACCTGCTCACCAATCCGCTGCTGCGCTACCGCTGGGGCTCCGGGGACCTGCTCCAGCGCCTGCTCGGCGTGCCGACGGACGGGCACCCGCTCGCCGAGGTGCGGATCGGCGCCCACGGTGAGGAGTCCTCGCAGCTCATCGAGGGCGGCCACGCGGTCCGGCTGGACCGGTTCGTCGCGGCGCACCCGGCCGCGACGCTCGGGGACGCGGCCACCCGTGACGGCGGCCGCCGGCTGCCGTTCGAGGCGCGTCTGCTCGCCACCAGGGCACCGCTGCCGCTGCAGGTGTGCCCAGACGCCACCCAGGCACGGGTCGGCCACGCCCGCGAGGAGGCGGCCGGCGTCGATGCCTACGCCCCGCAGCGCCTCTACCCGGACGACTCCGCCCGTCCGGGACTGATCCATGCGTTCTCAGGCGTGCGGATGCTCGCCGGGTTCCGGCCGGTGCCGGCGATCCACGCGTCGCTGGCCGGCTGGGACCTGTCGATCCTGGCCCCGATCGTCTCCGCGCTGACGCAGGCCGGTCCCGGCGACGAGCTGCTCTACGCGCTCACCACCCTGCTCGCGTCGAGCGCGACGAAACAGCGGCAGATCGCCGGGGGTCTCGCCCGGGCCGCTCGGGAGCACCCCGAGCATCCCGATGCCGGCCTGGTCACCCTCCTCGCCGAACACCACCCCGGTGACGTCGGGGTGGTCCTGGCGCTGCTCCTGAACCAGGTCCGGATGGAGCCCGGCGAGGTCCGGTACCTGCCGCCCGGGATGATCCACGGCTACCTGAGTGGGATGGGTCTGGAACTGACGGCGTCCTCCGGCAACGTGGTTCGCGCGGGCCTGAGCCTGGAGCACGTGGACCTGCGGCAGGTGCTGCGGATCGCCGGCCTGACCGTCGGCGAGCCGCCACGGCTCGAGGCAGTGCCCGACGGCGTCGCTTCAGTGTTCGCGTCGCCTGCCGGTGATCTGGGGTTGTGGGCGTCGCCGGGCGCACCCGGGCCGGTGCCCGGGCCCGCGCACGGGCCGCGCCTGGTGGTGTGCCTGCATCGGTGGGCGCCGGAGGCCGATGCCGGCCCGGGTGGCCGGGCGACCGTCTCGTTGACCACCGACACCGGGGGAATGACCCTCTCGACGGGGCAGAGCGCGTTCGTCTCCGCCGCGGACGGCCCGCTCAGGGTGCGGTCCTCCGGGCCGGTGCTCGTCGCCCACCTCCCGCAGGCCCGGTAG
- a CDS encoding phosphodiesterase, which produces MTSSLPLRAAEYPHPNHVLVHLSDTHFLPEGELLHGVAPMRDHLEALLADLAATNLRPEALIFTGDLADRGEEEAYRILRGIVAPVAERLGAELIWVMGNHDDRATMRRTLLDAPADGSEADLTEPYDRVVMLGGLRIVVLDSTVPGRHHGEITPAQLEWLAAVLAEPAPEGTVLALHHPPAPCVMDLLVTFELRDQEALAAVLTGTDVRAILAGHYHYSSTSTFAGIPVSVASATCYTQDLQTPDRGTRGRDGAQAFNLVHVYADTILHSVVPMGGGATVGAHVDANVTAERLAAAGMYIRDAQVLHEVR; this is translated from the coding sequence GTGACCTCCTCACTGCCTCTGCGCGCCGCCGAGTACCCGCACCCGAACCACGTGCTGGTGCACCTGTCCGACACCCACTTCCTGCCGGAGGGTGAGCTGCTGCACGGCGTGGCGCCGATGCGTGACCACCTCGAGGCCCTGCTCGCGGACCTGGCGGCCACCAACCTGCGCCCCGAGGCGCTGATCTTCACCGGGGACCTCGCGGACCGGGGCGAGGAGGAGGCGTACCGCATCCTGCGCGGGATCGTGGCGCCCGTGGCGGAGCGCCTCGGCGCCGAGCTGATCTGGGTGATGGGCAACCACGACGACCGGGCCACCATGCGGCGCACCCTCCTGGACGCACCGGCCGACGGGTCCGAGGCGGATCTCACCGAGCCCTACGACCGGGTGGTCATGCTCGGCGGGCTGCGCATCGTCGTCCTCGACTCCACGGTGCCGGGCCGCCACCACGGTGAGATCACCCCGGCCCAGCTCGAGTGGCTGGCCGCGGTGCTCGCCGAGCCCGCTCCGGAGGGCACCGTCCTCGCCCTGCACCACCCGCCGGCTCCGTGCGTGATGGACCTGCTCGTCACGTTCGAGCTGCGCGACCAGGAGGCGCTCGCCGCGGTCCTGACCGGCACGGACGTGCGCGCCATCCTGGCCGGGCACTACCACTACTCGTCCACGTCCACCTTCGCCGGGATCCCGGTGTCGGTGGCGTCGGCCACCTGCTACACCCAGGACCTGCAGACCCCGGACCGGGGCACCCGCGGCCGTGACGGCGCTCAGGCCTTCAACCTCGTGCACGTCTACGCCGACACGATCCTGCACTCGGTGGTCCCGATGGGCGGCGGCGCCACCGTCGGCGCGCACGTGGACGCGAACGTCACCGCCGAACGGCTCGCCGCGGCCGGCATGTACATCCGCGACGCCCAGGTCCTGCACGAAGTCCGCTGA
- the rfbD gene encoding dTDP-4-dehydrorhamnose reductase, whose product MQILVTGASGMLGTDVVTVLRDAGHDVLPRSRAELDITAGPITPEALAGADLVVNCAAWTAVDAAETAEADAFTANAVGPANLARACAAAGARLVQISTDYVFAGDAAEPYAEDAPIAPRSAYGRTKAAGEWAVRAEAPEHWILRIAWLYGAHGPNFAATMARLAAEKDSLSVVDDQVGQPTWTVDVARLIAALIAADAPTGTYHATSAGQASWFDFARAVVASAGHDPAKVTPTDSASFARPAPRPAWSVLDHTALTAIGVEPIGDWRERWEQAAAVVLS is encoded by the coding sequence GTGCAGATCCTGGTCACCGGCGCGTCCGGCATGCTCGGCACCGACGTCGTGACGGTCCTGCGCGACGCGGGGCATGACGTGCTGCCGCGCTCGCGGGCGGAGCTGGACATCACGGCCGGCCCGATCACCCCCGAGGCCCTCGCCGGTGCGGACCTGGTGGTCAACTGCGCGGCCTGGACCGCCGTCGACGCGGCCGAGACCGCCGAGGCGGACGCGTTCACCGCGAACGCCGTCGGCCCGGCGAACCTGGCCCGTGCCTGCGCCGCGGCCGGCGCCCGGCTCGTGCAGATCTCCACCGACTACGTGTTCGCCGGCGACGCTGCCGAACCGTATGCCGAGGACGCGCCGATCGCCCCCCGGTCCGCGTACGGACGCACGAAGGCCGCGGGGGAGTGGGCCGTGCGCGCCGAAGCGCCCGAGCACTGGATCCTGCGGATCGCCTGGCTGTACGGCGCACACGGCCCGAACTTCGCCGCGACGATGGCCCGCCTCGCCGCCGAGAAGGACTCGCTCAGCGTCGTCGACGACCAGGTCGGCCAGCCCACCTGGACCGTGGACGTCGCGCGTCTGATCGCCGCGCTGATCGCCGCGGACGCCCCGACCGGCACCTACCACGCCACCTCCGCGGGGCAGGCGTCCTGGTTCGACTTCGCCCGCGCCGTCGTGGCCTCCGCCGGCCACGACCCGGCGAAGGTGACGCCGACGGACTCGGCCTCGTTCGCGCGCCCGGCGCCCCGCCCGGCCTGGTCCGTGCTCGACCACACCGCGCTGACGGCGATCGGCGTCGAGCCGATCGGGGACTGGCGCGAGCGCTGGGAGCAGGCGGCCGCCGTCGTCCTGAGCTGA
- a CDS encoding DUF305 domain-containing protein, producing MTRRLVQCAVAALALGLLVGCTDPSPQTSPSATETAGEQTAASPSAEQSTAEPEPGNQADIDFANAIRAYHAQSSQMHQAILSKAGVPQDVLVLAGTLSNVQGRESEDLQLLLVAWGEEPADPAAAGTLTGMLTPEELQELFVGTGSEASVIYLNAMIAHHEATLALAEEVLTTGTSPELEALAEQIVTAQPEELTDLRELLADADPTGSADGTGDAEGDGGTGANG from the coding sequence ATGACGCGCCGTCTTGTCCAGTGTGCAGTCGCCGCCCTCGCCCTCGGGCTCCTGGTGGGCTGCACGGACCCGTCGCCCCAGACGTCCCCGTCGGCCACTGAGACCGCCGGCGAACAGACCGCGGCGAGCCCGAGCGCCGAGCAGTCCACCGCCGAGCCCGAGCCGGGCAACCAGGCGGACATCGACTTCGCGAACGCGATCCGGGCCTACCACGCGCAGAGTTCGCAGATGCACCAGGCGATCCTCAGCAAGGCCGGAGTGCCGCAGGACGTGCTCGTGCTGGCCGGGACCCTGAGCAACGTGCAGGGCCGCGAGAGCGAGGACCTCCAGCTGCTGCTGGTCGCCTGGGGCGAGGAGCCCGCCGACCCCGCGGCGGCCGGCACCCTCACCGGGATGCTCACGCCGGAGGAACTGCAGGAGCTGTTCGTTGGCACCGGCTCCGAGGCGAGCGTCATCTACCTGAACGCGATGATCGCCCATCACGAGGCCACCCTGGCCCTCGCCGAGGAGGTGCTGACCACCGGCACCAGCCCGGAGCTCGAGGCCCTCGCCGAGCAGATCGTCACGGCCCAGCCAGAGGAGCTCACGGACCTGCGTGAGCTCCTCGCGGACGCCGATCCCACCGGGTCCGCGGACGGGACCGGCGATGCCGAGGGGGACGGCGGCACCGGGGCCAACGGCTAG
- a CDS encoding acVLRF1 family peptidyl-tRNA hydrolase: MPAQPERRVEVPGARVGRWVAGFGERHGGAEVVLGGGPGATVGDLPGPDGVTLLGADGATAALTAWPGEPPTALADVPGWAHGPTDLVLILVRRGGYAVGRAHGADLLAHKSGTRYVQSRTAAGGWSQQRFARRRGNQADELVTAVVGHVVRILGEHALPAAGAGSAGMVLGGDRALAAQVLEDPRLTVLTDLPRRSFHDVPDPRLRVLSDVLDRARGLQITLREPAVG; encoded by the coding sequence GTGCCAGCCCAGCCCGAACGCCGCGTCGAGGTGCCGGGCGCGCGCGTCGGGCGCTGGGTGGCCGGCTTCGGCGAGCGGCACGGTGGCGCCGAGGTGGTCCTGGGCGGTGGGCCCGGTGCGACGGTGGGGGACCTGCCGGGACCGGACGGCGTCACGCTGCTCGGTGCGGACGGCGCCACGGCGGCGCTGACCGCGTGGCCGGGTGAGCCGCCCACCGCTCTCGCCGACGTACCCGGCTGGGCGCACGGCCCGACCGACCTCGTGCTGATCCTGGTCCGGCGAGGCGGATACGCCGTCGGGCGGGCGCACGGCGCCGACCTGCTCGCCCACAAGAGCGGCACCCGCTACGTGCAGTCGCGCACGGCCGCGGGCGGCTGGTCGCAGCAGCGGTTCGCCCGACGGCGGGGCAACCAGGCCGACGAGCTCGTCACCGCCGTCGTCGGGCACGTCGTGCGCATCCTCGGCGAGCATGCCCTCCCGGCGGCGGGCGCGGGCTCCGCCGGGATGGTCCTCGGCGGCGACCGTGCCCTGGCCGCGCAGGTGCTGGAGGACCCGCGGCTGACCGTCCTCACCGACCTGCCGCGGCGGTCCTTCCACGACGTGCCGGACCCGCGGCTACGGGTGCTGAGCGACGTCCTCGACCGCGCCCGCGGCCTGCAGATCACGCTTCGCGAGCCCGCGGTGGGGTGA
- a CDS encoding 2-phosphosulfolactate phosphatase, with protein MTPDAGHTQAGARVRFEWGRAGAALIRPGEIAVVVDVLSFSTAVSVAADRGITVLPYPWARADAAEYALRHDAELAVHRDEAGPGRITLAPGSLRSAEGVRRVVLPSPNGATISFSLQSAGAQVLAGCLRNATAVGRWAASRGVGILVVAAGERWPDDTLRPAVEDLWGAGAVIDAVAEELPDGGGAAASAGAPGVCSPEARVARAAFLEARAAADGAGWPALLADLASGRELIAAGHAEDVRIAAEVGGSDVVPLLAGALAEGHGFVPADPFR; from the coding sequence ATGACTCCCGACGCCGGCCACACCCAGGCGGGTGCTCGCGTCCGCTTCGAGTGGGGCCGGGCCGGGGCGGCGCTGATCCGGCCCGGCGAGATCGCGGTGGTGGTGGACGTGCTGAGCTTCAGCACTGCCGTCTCGGTGGCCGCGGACCGCGGCATCACGGTGCTGCCCTACCCCTGGGCGCGTGCCGACGCCGCCGAGTACGCCCTGCGCCACGACGCCGAACTCGCCGTCCACCGGGACGAGGCGGGACCCGGCCGGATCACCCTCGCCCCCGGTTCCCTGCGCAGCGCTGAGGGCGTCCGGCGCGTCGTGCTGCCGTCACCGAACGGCGCCACGATCTCCTTCTCGCTGCAGTCCGCAGGCGCGCAGGTGCTGGCCGGCTGCCTGCGCAACGCGACCGCGGTCGGTCGGTGGGCCGCCAGCCGAGGCGTCGGCATCCTGGTCGTCGCGGCCGGTGAGCGGTGGCCGGACGACACGCTGCGCCCGGCGGTGGAGGACCTCTGGGGCGCCGGTGCCGTGATCGACGCCGTCGCCGAGGAACTGCCCGACGGCGGTGGTGCGGCCGCGTCGGCAGGTGCGCCCGGGGTGTGCTCACCCGAGGCGCGGGTGGCCCGGGCTGCGTTTCTCGAGGCGCGCGCCGCGGCCGACGGCGCCGGCTGGCCGGCGCTGCTGGCCGACCTTGCGAGCGGGCGCGAACTGATCGCCGCTGGCCACGCCGAGGACGTGCGTATCGCCGCCGAGGTGGGCGGATCCGACGTCGTCCCCCTGCTCGCCGGCGCACTCGCCGAGGGCCATGGGTTCGTCCCGGCCGATCCGTTCCGCTGA
- a CDS encoding MFS transporter: protein MTPTPEHTTSLRTMIPGVYLPSLLFEIGVGAMLPLIAVTAIGLGADLATAALVAALLPIGQILADVPAGMLAARFGDRKAMIGSSIVAMAGMATLALAPNLIVIGAGVLLVGATNSVYTLARQSYLTEVIHPLRRARALSTLGGVARIGLFIGPFAGAALIHGGADTANAYWLGVGTSLAAAIVVIVAPEVAHERTVAARDAAPRRPMRAVLREYLPVFRTLGVAVLLIGAVRGARQTVLPLWTEHLGFEPSATALVFGISGAIDMLLFYPAGKVMDRYGRLWVAIPSMLVMGAAMIALTFTDGLVSVSIVAMIMGFGNGIGSGILMTLGADTAPPGERAQYLGIWRLFSDSGSASGPLVVSAGTALGSLAAGIGTMGALGAVAALALWRWVPRWSVHANRTTRRRAGIL from the coding sequence ATGACACCGACCCCCGAACACACCACGTCCCTGCGGACGATGATCCCTGGCGTGTACCTGCCCTCGCTGCTGTTCGAGATCGGCGTCGGGGCGATGCTGCCGCTGATCGCCGTCACTGCGATCGGCCTCGGCGCGGACCTGGCCACCGCGGCCCTGGTGGCCGCCCTGCTGCCGATCGGGCAGATCCTCGCCGACGTGCCCGCCGGGATGCTCGCGGCCCGGTTCGGCGACCGCAAGGCCATGATCGGCTCCTCGATCGTCGCGATGGCCGGCATGGCCACCCTCGCTCTCGCACCCAACCTCATCGTGATCGGTGCGGGCGTGCTGCTGGTCGGGGCCACGAACTCCGTCTACACCCTCGCCAGGCAGTCCTACCTGACCGAGGTGATCCACCCGCTGCGCCGGGCCAGGGCGCTGTCCACGCTCGGCGGGGTCGCTCGGATCGGTCTGTTCATCGGCCCGTTCGCCGGCGCCGCCCTGATCCACGGCGGCGCGGACACCGCGAACGCCTACTGGCTCGGGGTGGGCACGTCCCTGGCCGCGGCGATCGTGGTGATCGTCGCGCCGGAGGTGGCCCACGAGCGCACCGTGGCCGCCCGGGACGCCGCGCCGCGCCGCCCGATGCGGGCCGTGCTGCGCGAGTACCTGCCCGTGTTCCGCACCCTCGGCGTCGCCGTGCTGCTCATCGGCGCGGTCCGGGGCGCCCGCCAGACGGTGCTGCCGCTGTGGACCGAGCACCTCGGCTTCGAGCCCTCCGCGACCGCCCTGGTGTTCGGAATCTCCGGCGCCATCGACATGCTCCTGTTCTACCCCGCCGGCAAGGTCATGGACCGGTACGGCCGGCTCTGGGTGGCGATCCCGTCCATGCTCGTGATGGGCGCCGCGATGATCGCCCTGACCTTCACCGACGGCCTCGTCAGTGTCAGCATCGTCGCCATGATCATGGGCTTCGGAAACGGCATCGGCTCCGGCATCCTGATGACGCTCGGCGCGGACACCGCACCACCGGGTGAACGTGCGCAGTACCTCGGCATCTGGCGGCTGTTCTCCGACTCCGGCAGCGCCTCCGGCCCGCTCGTGGTCTCGGCCGGCACGGCGCTCGGGTCCCTCGCGGCCGGGATCGGGACGATGGGCGCTCTCGGCGCCGTGGCGGCGCTCGCGCTCTGGCGCTGGGTGCCCCGCTGGTCCGTGCACGCGAACCGGACCACCCGCCGTCGGGCCGGGATCCTATGA